In Bacillota bacterium, a single window of DNA contains:
- a CDS encoding class II aldolase/adducin family protein: protein MTSESRLALKRQIVEAGIHMIRTGLVYGTGGNISARLPGMRYFYVTPSGMAYESLSTDDVVGVDFNGRVVEGTRRPSIECMMHAAILRAREDVGAVVHTHSMYATALASARVSIPPFLETVIAATGGHEVRVADFAPAGSRELADIVVRTLGSDNAVLLANHGVVGVGRDLDEAMAMCEVVEKAAMVFLLSKAVGGPVLLPGELVARQVEFFKARYGQQG from the coding sequence ATGACATCAGAGAGCCGCCTCGCACTGAAGAGGCAGATCGTCGAGGCCGGGATCCATATGATCCGGACCGGCCTCGTGTACGGGACCGGCGGGAACATCAGCGCGCGCCTGCCCGGGATGCGCTATTTCTATGTCACGCCGAGCGGCATGGCTTACGAGTCATTGAGCACCGACGATGTCGTCGGGGTCGACTTCAATGGCCGCGTGGTCGAAGGCACAAGGCGCCCATCCATCGAGTGCATGATGCACGCCGCTATCCTGCGGGCGAGAGAAGACGTGGGGGCCGTGGTTCACACTCACTCCATGTACGCCACCGCCCTCGCCTCGGCTCGCGTCTCGATCCCGCCATTCCTCGAGACGGTGATAGCCGCAACGGGCGGGCATGAGGTAAGAGTGGCGGACTTCGCCCCGGCCGGGTCGCGGGAGCTTGCGGACATCGTGGTCCGCACTCTTGGCAGCGACAACGCGGTCCTCCTCGCAAACCACGGGGTGGTCGGCGTTGGCCGCGACCTCGACGAGGCCATGGCGATGTGCGAGGTCGTGGAGAAGGCCGCCATGGTATTTCTGTTGAGCAAGGCGGTGGGTGGGCCCGTTCTCCTCCCAGGGGAGCTCGTGGCAAGACAGGTAGAATTCTTCAAAGCCCGGTACGGCCAGCAAGGCTGA
- a CDS encoding biotin transporter BioY, giving the protein MRRNDIYSLTRIALFAALTSVLAFVSIPLPFSPVPVTAQSFGPMLAGLLLRPREAMLSQLLYVLIGAAGLPVFAGGASGFAVLAGATGGYLSGFVVGAGVTSILALLPQRHATPRRLGPAWLVLACLAGGVVVVYGLGVSQLALVTGLTPTKAIVAGALPFIPGDVLKACIAGLVGWRLRFSLAGRTGL; this is encoded by the coding sequence ATGAGAAGAAACGACATATACTCGCTGACCAGGATAGCTCTTTTCGCCGCACTCACGAGCGTGCTGGCATTCGTGTCGATACCCTTGCCTTTCAGCCCGGTCCCTGTGACGGCGCAGTCCTTCGGGCCCATGCTTGCGGGGCTCCTCCTCAGGCCTCGCGAGGCCATGCTGAGTCAGTTGCTCTATGTGCTCATCGGGGCTGCCGGATTGCCCGTTTTCGCGGGGGGCGCCTCCGGCTTTGCGGTATTGGCTGGGGCGACCGGCGGCTATCTTTCGGGCTTCGTGGTCGGGGCGGGCGTGACCAGCATACTGGCCCTCTTGCCGCAAAGACACGCGACCCCGAGACGTCTCGGCCCGGCATGGCTAGTCCTCGCGTGTCTAGCGGGAGGAGTGGTCGTCGTGTATGGCCTCGGCGTGTCCCAGCTCGCACTTGTGACAGGCCTCACGCCTACCAAGGCCATCGTTGCAGGCGCCCTGCCGTTCATCCCGGGAGACGTGCTGAAGGCCTGCATAGCCGGGCTGGTAGGGTGGAGACTCCGGTTCAGCCTTGCTGGCCGTACCGGGCTTTGA
- a CDS encoding GNAT family N-acetyltransferase: MAIEVRMRNARPDDAPVGAALVRMSFPSEQVADAVFGLGNPDLARKALRAFFMRDANRFSYEFAMVAEAGDKVVGMFLGYASRRIRRLNLNMAFQAPFVYGLRRALSLALHSGPLLFELPRPGPGEFYIAHVAVLPGWRDQGIGTMLLAAAEEKAKAEGLSKCSLDVELGNTGARGLYERLGYKVAGTYTFHAETRRRGIEGLHRMVKTLH, translated from the coding sequence ATGGCGATCGAGGTTCGCATGCGGAACGCGCGACCCGACGACGCGCCGGTCGGCGCGGCTCTCGTCCGGATGTCGTTCCCGTCTGAACAGGTGGCCGACGCGGTCTTCGGCCTGGGCAACCCGGACCTCGCGCGCAAGGCGCTCCGTGCGTTCTTCATGAGAGACGCGAACCGGTTCAGCTATGAGTTCGCGATGGTGGCGGAGGCTGGCGACAAGGTCGTAGGCATGTTCCTGGGATACGCAAGCCGGAGGATAAGGCGGTTGAACCTGAACATGGCTTTTCAGGCGCCATTCGTGTACGGGCTGCGTCGGGCATTGAGCCTTGCCTTACACTCAGGCCCGCTTCTATTCGAGCTCCCCAGGCCCGGCCCTGGCGAGTTCTACATAGCGCACGTTGCCGTCCTGCCCGGATGGCGAGACCAGGGCATTGGCACGATGCTCCTTGCGGCGGCCGAGGAAAAGGCGAAAGCCGAGGGGCTCAGCAAATGCTCGCTCGATGTCGAGCTTGGCAATACCGGGGCCCGAGGGCTATATGAGCGCCTTGGTTACAAGGTCGCTGGCACTTACACGTTTCACGCGGAGACAAGGCGCCGCGGGATCGAAGGATTGCACAGGATGGTCAAGACGCTCCATTAG
- a CDS encoding TAXI family TRAP transporter solute-binding subunit produces MRRFTKVMAMVAALTLLLSAVGTSGEAANRVFIRIPTASMGGSFYPAGSVIASLINDKLGKEGVVASAQESGGSPENINMMAKGEAEAAVLLASVVVDAYNGRGAFKDKPYKDLRMITVLWPNVVQMVVTEKSGIRSYRDLKGKRVSVGQLGSGTEPNTIAALDGAGMTYKDILPEFLGFSQSADAIKDGRIVAAQLSGGIPHPSVLDLFASRVGARLLSMTQDEVKRACELHPEFSEFTIPANTYPGQDYAVRTIATTTALGIRKDIPEDLVYKITKTIFENLDYIHKSYSGLEYMSLEHAIPGLVAPLHAGAVRYFKERGIKIPENLIPPEYKG; encoded by the coding sequence GTGCGAAGGTTCACGAAGGTAATGGCCATGGTAGCAGCGCTCACACTCCTCTTGAGTGCGGTCGGCACTAGCGGAGAGGCCGCTAATAGGGTATTCATCCGCATTCCCACGGCGAGCATGGGCGGGTCGTTTTATCCCGCTGGCTCGGTTATTGCGAGCCTGATCAACGACAAGTTGGGCAAGGAAGGCGTTGTAGCGTCGGCCCAGGAGTCCGGCGGCTCTCCTGAGAACATCAATATGATGGCGAAGGGTGAGGCGGAAGCCGCAGTTCTCCTAGCAAGCGTCGTTGTTGACGCGTACAACGGCAGAGGGGCATTCAAGGACAAGCCTTACAAAGATCTCCGGATGATAACGGTATTGTGGCCGAACGTCGTCCAGATGGTCGTGACTGAGAAATCAGGCATCAGAAGCTATCGGGATTTGAAGGGTAAACGGGTGTCAGTCGGCCAGCTCGGAAGCGGCACCGAGCCGAATACCATAGCCGCTCTGGACGGTGCCGGCATGACCTACAAGGACATTCTCCCCGAGTTCCTGGGCTTCTCCCAATCTGCTGATGCGATAAAGGACGGGCGCATAGTGGCCGCGCAACTCTCCGGCGGCATCCCCCACCCGTCGGTGCTAGACTTGTTTGCTAGCAGGGTCGGGGCTCGGCTTCTGTCGATGACGCAAGACGAGGTCAAGCGCGCGTGTGAGCTGCATCCAGAGTTCTCGGAGTTTACGATACCTGCGAACACGTATCCGGGCCAGGATTACGCGGTGCGTACTATTGCTACGACGACTGCCCTGGGCATCAGAAAGGATATACCTGAGGACCTCGTGTACAAGATTACCAAGACCATCTTCGAGAATCTAGACTACATTCATAAGTCGTACTCCGGACTTGAATACATGTCACTTGAGCACGCCATACCTGGGCTTGTTGCGCCATTGCACGCAGGGGCCGTGCGTTATTTCAAGGAGCGCGGCATCAAGATTCCCGAGAACTTGATCCCACCCGAGTACAAGGGTTAA
- a CDS encoding TRAP transporter permease, translating into MSTSLESEARPQAGSKRATGVVVSICSIIAVAFSVFEIWANSFSFLPTLKLNTIHLAFLMFLCFLMYPARRGAARDKVPAIDWIFAILGAGCALYFCLSFDALYNRGMIPLPRDYVVAVVGLLLVLEAGRRSTGPILPVLAIIFLLYARYGQYVPGVFAHGGFPWSRVVSRMFMTDAGVFGTTITISSTYLFLFVLFGEFLAKSGVGDFFNDFAFSLIGHRRGGPAQVSVISSALMGTISGSSIANVATTGSFTIPLMKRIGYTPDFAGAVEATASTGGMIMPPIMGAAAFLMAGFLGVPYTTIMVAGIIPAILYYLSLLFVIDMEAQQRGLLGLPKSDLPKLWEVLRDKGYRVIPVLVIIYALVTGLTAITSAFAGLVSTVLVSLFNRKSRMGLKKIVEALAGAGRSIVPIGLACAVVGIIVGVTGMTALGSVVAYNMINLSRGVTLLALVFVLLASLVASMGLPATACYVVVAAIAAPALVRMNIPPLAAHFFVFWFGCLSGITPPVALASYTAAGIAGSNPNKVAMTALRIAAPGFLLPFLLVYRPELLGLPAPMPRLVVSIGVAVLACLSTACCTHGYFMGKLSMWERVLMGIGSVMLVNPDMWSYVGITMIACVLAYRWYRARRGRNRSAGLQCEACT; encoded by the coding sequence ATGTCGACGAGTCTGGAAAGCGAAGCGAGGCCTCAAGCGGGATCGAAGCGCGCAACAGGCGTTGTCGTATCGATATGTTCGATCATTGCTGTGGCGTTCTCGGTATTCGAGATATGGGCGAATAGCTTCTCGTTTCTTCCCACACTTAAGCTCAACACGATTCACCTAGCGTTCCTTATGTTCCTGTGCTTCTTGATGTACCCTGCGCGACGGGGCGCTGCGAGGGACAAGGTCCCAGCCATTGACTGGATCTTCGCGATCCTTGGGGCAGGATGTGCTCTCTACTTTTGTCTATCGTTCGACGCGCTGTACAACCGGGGCATGATTCCGCTGCCCAGAGACTACGTTGTTGCCGTCGTGGGATTGCTCCTGGTTCTTGAGGCGGGAAGGCGGTCGACAGGGCCCATACTGCCAGTTCTTGCCATCATATTCCTGCTATACGCAAGATATGGCCAGTACGTTCCGGGCGTGTTCGCGCATGGCGGGTTTCCGTGGTCAAGGGTCGTATCGAGGATGTTCATGACGGACGCGGGCGTTTTCGGAACCACCATTACCATTTCCTCGACGTACCTCTTCCTCTTTGTGCTCTTTGGGGAGTTCCTCGCAAAGAGCGGTGTGGGCGACTTCTTCAATGATTTCGCGTTTTCGTTGATAGGCCACAGAAGGGGCGGCCCCGCTCAGGTCTCGGTGATTTCAAGCGCGCTCATGGGCACGATAAGCGGGAGCTCCATAGCAAACGTCGCCACGACGGGGAGCTTCACTATTCCGCTCATGAAACGCATCGGGTACACGCCTGACTTCGCCGGGGCCGTAGAAGCGACCGCATCGACTGGCGGAATGATCATGCCGCCGATCATGGGGGCAGCAGCGTTCCTGATGGCTGGTTTCCTCGGGGTTCCTTATACCACGATTATGGTCGCTGGCATAATCCCAGCTATCCTATATTACCTATCTCTGCTCTTTGTGATAGATATGGAGGCACAGCAGAGAGGCCTTCTGGGCCTCCCGAAGTCGGACCTTCCCAAGTTGTGGGAGGTGCTGAGGGACAAGGGGTATCGCGTTATCCCCGTGCTCGTGATCATCTACGCACTCGTCACTGGCCTCACTGCTATTACGTCGGCGTTCGCGGGCTTAGTATCAACGGTGCTTGTCAGCCTTTTCAACAGGAAGTCTAGGATGGGGCTCAAAAAGATTGTAGAAGCGCTCGCTGGTGCAGGACGGAGTATCGTGCCCATCGGCCTTGCCTGTGCGGTGGTGGGCATCATCGTCGGGGTAACGGGCATGACTGCTCTGGGCTCCGTGGTCGCCTACAACATGATCAACCTTTCAAGGGGCGTCACGCTCCTCGCGCTCGTGTTCGTTCTCCTTGCCTCGCTCGTTGCTAGCATGGGGCTTCCCGCCACAGCCTGTTATGTGGTGGTTGCTGCAATCGCCGCGCCGGCGCTTGTGCGAATGAACATCCCGCCCCTTGCAGCCCACTTCTTCGTGTTCTGGTTCGGCTGCCTCTCAGGGATCACGCCTCCAGTAGCGTTGGCTTCCTACACAGCTGCCGGAATCGCAGGCTCGAACCCTAACAAGGTGGCTATGACCGCATTGCGGATAGCTGCGCCGGGGTTCTTGCTCCCGTTCCTTTTGGTGTATCGACCGGAGTTGCTTGGGCTGCCCGCTCCCATGCCTAGGCTCGTCGTTTCTATCGGAGTGGCCGTTCTGGCGTGTCTGTCAACGGCTTGTTGCACTCACGGCTACTTCATGGGCAAGCTCTCCATGTGGGAGAGGGTTTTGATGGGCATCGGGAGCGTGATGTTGGTAAACCCTGACATGTGGTCGTACGTTGGCATAACGATGATAGCGTGTGTCCTTGCATACCGATGGTATCGCGCCAGGAGAGGACGGAACCGCTCGGCCGGGCTGCAATGCGAAGCCTGCACATGA